The nucleotide sequence TCTCAAGGATTGTATTCTTTGCTTGCATACTTCCACTAACGCCATCgcattcacaatatcttgatctttCTTTTGTAATGCTTGTGATAACTCATTTCTAATTCCCAATATAAGTCTCATTaaaaaaaggtgaaacacaaaatcaaaagtttgtATGTCATGGAATAACTTACTTGCTTCTCCGAAATTGTCTTGGTTGGTATCATCTTTAATCCATTCAAGCACCTCCACCACGGCTTCAAACATGACAATAATACTCACTATAGTACCATAATGTGAGTTCCAACGTGTATCACAAGGACGCATGAGACTACTCTCTTGATTTAACCCTCTACCCGTTTCAAGATCACCAACATCAAgagctttcttaatttgttctagttctttctctctaaatacaTCACGACGCTTACACGATGATCCAATAGTATTGACCAAGATACTAGCATTGTTGAAGAAAATGGCGACACCCTCAATTCCCTTTGCAAAGGCTACAAGATCTAGTTGAAGTTGGTGTGCAAAACAATGAACATAAAATGCTTGAGGATACTTgttcaaaatctttgttttaaggccaTTTAGCTCACCCTTCATATTACTAGCTCCATCATAGCCTTGTCCCCATAACTTGGACATACTCAAATTTGTTGTAGCAAAGAATCTCTCAATAGCCTCTTCAAGTGAGCTATTAGTTATAGAGGTGACATGTTGCACACCCAAAAACTTttcaattccttcttcttttttgttcaCAGAACGCAATACCACCGCCATTTGCTCTTTAGTTGAAGAATCACGTGATCCatcaaccaaaagagaaaaaaatgcacCTTCCATATCTTTAGTGATTGCATCTATAGTTTCAATGGCACAAGCACGAACAAGATCTTTTTGAATATCGGAAGAAGTATACTTAAGATTCTTGGGAGCATTCTCAAACACAACTTTTCTAACTTGCTCATTATGCTTGGAAAGAAATTGCATAAGCTCTAAATAATTACCTCTATTGCTTGATTTGAACGATTCATCGTGGCCACGAAAAGGCAAACCTTGTCCCAACAACCATCTTGTACACTCAAGTGAGGCATTCAATAAAGTACGATAATTAATGCGCGCTTCATCGGTTTGCTTACTCACAAATGTTTCAATGTGTTGTTTTTGTGCCATCAAATCTCTAGCTTGTTGTATAGCTTTATTATGAAGACTTCCAACACCTCCCTCATGGACTCGAAGATTTTGGGTTCCTTTCTTCCAATTTGTAAACCCTTTCTCAATGAAGACATCACTTCCAGTGCTACCCATTTGATCGAAATCACATTTGAAAAGATAGCAATAACGGCAAAATGCAGCATTTTTTGAtatactatactccaaccactTAAACTTATCAAACCAACCGATGATAAAATATCTTTTGTCACTAACTTTTCTTGGCATGATGTGGTCTCTAGGTTGACAAGGATCATTTTGGAGATAGTGTCTACGAATTGCTTCACGAAAATTAGGTGGataatcaagcatttgacgtctATGTCCAGGGTCTGCAGGAAGATTAGCCAATATTTCATCCAACTCAGTGGTCTCACTTTGTTGTGACCTACTAGGAATATTCGAAGGAGGACttcttggaatatttgaaggaggaggaggactactcggaatatttgaaggagaagGACTACCCAAAAtgtttgaaggaggatttaagcATTGTTTCTTAGAGTATCATTCCATTATGTAACtataaaatagaaagaaaaaaaaatacttagacGCTTAATCCTAGAGTAGACTATACTATAGTATGCATAATAACTAATccaaccaacaattcaattaatcaataccaataagcatacaaattattcgataaataaaaattcagttcaactaatcatatgaataattGTATACATAATACATTATGTAAT is from Malus sylvestris chromosome 5, drMalSylv7.2, whole genome shotgun sequence and encodes:
- the LOC126622637 gene encoding uncharacterized protein LOC126622637; protein product: MGSTGSDVFIEKGFTNWKKGTQNLRVHEGGVGSLHNKAIQQARDLMAQKQHIETFVSKQTDEARINYRTLLNASLECTRWLLGQGLPFRGHDESFKSSNRGNYLELMQFLSKHNEQVRKVVFENAPKNLKYTSSDIQKDLVRACAIETIDAITKDMEGAFFSLLVDGSRDSSTKEQMAVVLRSVNKKEEGIEKFLGVQHVTSITNSSLEEAIERFFATTNLSMSKLWGQGYDGASNMKGELNGLKTKILNKYPQAFYVHCFAHQLQLDLVAFAKGIEGVAIFFNNASILVNTIGSSCKRRDVFREKELEQIKKALDVGDLETGRGLNQESSLMRPCDTRWNSHYGTIVSIIVMFEAVVEVLEWIKDDTNQDNFGEASKLFHDIQTFDFVFHLFLMRLILGIRNELSQALQKKDQDIVNAMALVEVCKQRIQSLRDDDFGDLLNDVQKFCEEHDIVVPNMEDLHFVPEKSRRKAPRLTNLHYYRVDLYFQVLDTQLKELNDRFNEVNTELLLCMTCLSLVNNFASFDKAKIVRLA